A section of the Triticum dicoccoides isolate Atlit2015 ecotype Zavitan chromosome 7A, WEW_v2.0, whole genome shotgun sequence genome encodes:
- the LOC119329237 gene encoding TBCC domain-containing protein 1-like: MADEPLDASPAPAAPAAASDSAPAPSPAPAAAPAAAPAATASLVLRPRRESFEHGLLPIPKLVFPEGTLTQTLAQLKAKLAAPGPGRVGAAALAEALQIPADQAALALATLAAVLPGDDDGPAADGAWEADLRDVLLFLYIQSYKRLVPRAHKDSPSVADIWPSTSAFDGYLSALSPIQLVRSNSRRFMPSQADEEAHQLSYLQKHMANVLTLLADSVDGEGDESMVLTMETFEHLGFLLQFSEGTPLSQAAPFFANSDLDMPAAPVPATQVHDWILQNIASSLEYTAEKAITKENNQRSVSDPDVAMADAVTNTRIQSSSSTGASVQNNPGYYRNTSFVEGISKTSVVKHGSDIKGHSIKVLNCHDSVIYILAPLKYATVYGCSDTTVVLGAIGKVVKVEHCERVQIVAASKRIFIANCRECIFYLGVNHQPLIVGDNHKLQVAPFNTYYPQLGEHLAQVGVDPNVNKWDQPFVLGVVDPHDSLSHPAGVSDVQAESATCLDPDLFTDFMIPSWFEAEGPTKYNPFTLPEVYWASQRKKNASLEDIQKNIRELELDDNRKKELACALHAQFKDWLYASGNIRQLYCLQGE, from the exons AtggccgacgagcccctcgacgcgtCGCCGGCGCCCGCGGCCCCCGCCGCGGCGTCGGACTccgcccccgccccctcccccgcGCCGGCCGCAGCCCCCGCAGCCGCGCCCGCGGCGACCGCGTCCCTGGTCCTCCGGCCGCGGCGGGAGTCGTTCGAGCACGGGCTCCTGCCGATCCCCAAGCTGGTCTTCCCGGAGGGCACGCTCACGCAAACCCTAGCGCAGCTCAAGGCGAAGCTCGCGGCGCCGGGGCCCGGGCGCGTGGGCGCCGCGGCGCTCGCGGAGGCGCTGCAGATCCCCGCCGACCAGGCCGCGCTCGCGCTCGCGACGCTCGCCGCGGTGCTCCCCGGCGACGACGACGGCCCCGCCGCGGACGGCGCGTGGGAGGCCGACCTCCGCGACGTGCTCCTCTTCCTCTACATCCAGTCCTACAAGCGCCTCGTGCCGCGCGCCCACAAGGACTCGCCGTCCGTCGCCGACATCTGGCCATCCACCTCCGCCTTCGACGGCTACCTCTCCGCGCTCTCCCCGATCCAG CTTGTACGCAGTAATAGCCGTCGGTTTATGCCTTCGCAAGCAGATGAAGAAGCTCATCAGTTATCTTATTTACAAAAGCATATGGCCAATGTTTTAActcttttggcagattctgttgatGGAGAGGGTGATGAATCTATG GTACTGACAATGGAGACTTTTGAGCACCTTGGATTCTTGTTGCAGTTCTCCGAAGGAACTCCTTTAAGCCAAGCTGCTCCATTTTTTGCGAATTCTGATCTAGACATGCCTGCTGCTCCTGTTCCGGCTACTCAAGTTCATGACTGGATTCTGCAGAATATAGCTTCTTCCTTGGAATATACTGCAGAAAAAGCTATAACCAAGGAAAACAATCAACGGAGTGTATCTGATCCTGATGTGGCAATGGCTGATGCTGTCACAAATACAAGAATCCAGAGCAGCTCATCAACTGGTGCTTCTGTGCAAAACAATCCTGGATACTACCGAAATACATCTTTTGTGGAGGGTATCTCCAAAACTTCTGTTGTCAAACACGGGTCTGATATTAAAGGGCATTCAATAAAG GTTTTGAACTGCCATGATTCTGTTATCTACATCCTAGCCCCTCTCAAATATGCTACGGTGTATGGATGTTCGGACACAACTGTTGTTCTTGGTGCTATTGGCAAG GTGGTAAAAGTTGAGCATTGTGAACGTGTGCAAATAGTTGCGGCTTCTAAAAGAATTTTTATTGCCAATTGTCGAGAATGTATCTTCTACTTGGGAGTAAATCACCAACCACTTATTGTGGGGGACAACCATAAATTACAA GTTGCTCCATTTAATACTTATTATCCACAACTTGGGGAGCATTTGGCACAAGTTGGTGTGGACCCTAACGTCAACAAGTGGGATCAACCTTTTGTGCTGGGAGTTGTTGATCCACATGATTCATTATCTCATCCTGCAGGGGTTTCTGATGTCCAAGCCGAGTCTGCCACTTGTCTAGATCCTGATCTATTCACAGACTTCATG ATTCCTAGTTGGTTTGAGGCAGAAGGTCCTACCAAATACAATCCATTTACGTTACCTGAAGTTTACTGGGCATCACAGAGGAAAAAG